One window of uncultured Methanoregula sp. genomic DNA carries:
- a CDS encoding proteasome assembly chaperone family protein has protein sequence MIDEITIRYLDNFTEKKPVDPIFIEGLPGIGQVGKLVAEYMIHMLGAEKIGEIHSIYLPPQVILDETGLARLARNELFLYQSEGRDIVFLVGDHQSTSNEGHYLLADAYCGIAEELRVKRIYTLGGFGVGHLVNEPRVLGAMNRPELRAELEAAGVRFDREEPGGGIIGAAGLMLGLSAGRGIDAVCLMGETSGYLVDPMAAASVLAILSKLIDVPVDPTRLNERASEMEKVIEGLVEGEKLQKDEELTYIG, from the coding sequence ATGATTGACGAGATAACGATCCGGTACCTCGACAACTTTACAGAGAAGAAACCGGTTGATCCGATTTTCATCGAAGGTCTTCCCGGCATCGGCCAGGTGGGCAAGCTCGTGGCCGAGTACATGATCCACATGCTCGGGGCGGAAAAGATCGGGGAGATCCATTCGATCTACCTTCCTCCGCAGGTAATCCTGGACGAGACCGGCCTGGCACGGCTTGCGAGAAACGAGCTCTTCCTGTATCAGAGCGAAGGCAGGGATATCGTCTTCCTGGTCGGGGACCACCAGAGCACCTCGAACGAGGGTCACTACCTGCTTGCAGATGCGTACTGCGGGATTGCCGAAGAGCTCAGGGTGAAGCGCATCTACACGCTTGGCGGGTTCGGTGTCGGCCATCTCGTGAACGAACCCCGGGTGCTGGGTGCGATGAACCGCCCCGAGCTCCGGGCCGAGCTCGAGGCTGCCGGTGTCCGGTTTGACCGCGAGGAACCCGGTGGCGGGATCATCGGGGCGGCCGGCCTGATGCTCGGTCTCTCGGCCGGGCGCGGGATCGATGCGGTCTGCCTCATGGGCGAGACGAGCGGGTATCTCGTGGACCCCATGGCTGCGGCATCCGTTCTTGCCATCCTCTCGAAGCTGATCGATGTGCCGGTGGATCCCACCCGGCTCAACGAGCGGGCGTCCGAGATGGAGAAAGTCATCGAAGGGCTGGTTGAAGGCGAGAAGCTCCAGAAAGACGAAGAGCTTACGTATATCGGATAA
- a CDS encoding RNA-protein complex protein Nop10 — protein sequence MSGRIRYCTADHIYTLSFACPICGRPTSVAHPARFSPEDKYGKYRRMAKHD from the coding sequence ATGAGCGGGCGAATCCGGTACTGCACGGCAGATCATATCTATACTCTTTCTTTTGCCTGCCCGATTTGTGGCAGGCCGACATCTGTTGCCCACCCGGCACGTTTCTCTCCTGAAGACAAGTACGGGAAATACCGGAGGATGGCAAAGCATGATTGA
- a CDS encoding translation initiation factor IF-2 subunit alpha, whose amino-acid sequence MQDREWPQESELVVCTVENVKDFVAFVSLDEYGGRQGLIPISEIATGWIKYIRDHIREGQKIVCKVLNVDRSRGHIDLSLKDVNEHQRREKIREWKNESKAQKWLGFVAEQTGESAAEIEDVIFKKYGAFYPVFEDIVIEPETTLKKLGFSKKVSEILLKVAQESVKVPQVEVTGHLHLTCTEPDGITVIKNALKKAGADQKTGGVEVELLYLGAPTYRIKVIAPDYKKAEKAIEKAANAAIAVVEKAGGEGKLVKKPKSGKSQ is encoded by the coding sequence ATGCAGGACAGAGAGTGGCCACAGGAATCAGAACTTGTCGTCTGCACAGTCGAGAACGTCAAGGATTTCGTAGCGTTCGTATCGCTGGATGAGTACGGTGGCCGCCAGGGGCTCATCCCCATCTCTGAAATTGCAACGGGCTGGATCAAGTACATCCGTGACCACATCCGGGAGGGCCAGAAGATCGTCTGCAAGGTCCTCAACGTAGACCGGAGCCGTGGCCACATCGATCTCTCCTTAAAGGATGTCAACGAGCACCAGCGCCGCGAGAAGATCCGCGAGTGGAAGAACGAATCCAAGGCCCAGAAGTGGCTCGGGTTTGTTGCAGAACAGACCGGTGAATCCGCTGCAGAGATCGAGGATGTTATTTTCAAGAAGTACGGGGCGTTTTACCCGGTTTTTGAAGATATCGTTATCGAGCCCGAGACCACGCTCAAGAAGCTTGGTTTCTCGAAGAAGGTCTCCGAGATCCTCTTAAAAGTAGCCCAGGAGAGCGTGAAGGTGCCCCAGGTGGAAGTCACCGGGCACCTGCACCTGACCTGCACGGAGCCGGATGGCATCACCGTAATCAAAAACGCCCTCAAGAAAGCAGGGGCCGACCAGAAGACCGGCGGGGTCGAAGTCGAGCTTCTCTATCTCGGTGCACCGACCTATCGTATCAAGGTCATTGCTCCCGATTACAAGAAGGCAGAAAAGGCGATTGAAAAGGCGGCAAATGCTGCCATCGCCGTTGTCGAGAAGGCCGGCGGTGAAGGCAAGCTCGTCAAGAAGCCGAAGTCCGGGAAAAGTCAATGA
- a CDS encoding 30S ribosomal protein S27e, with translation MVSQIRENRSKFYKVKCPDCENEQTVFEKASTVVKCVVCGHDLATPTGGKANFKAEIVSELK, from the coding sequence ATGGTAAGCCAGATTCGGGAAAACCGGAGCAAATTCTACAAGGTAAAGTGTCCAGACTGTGAGAATGAACAGACCGTCTTTGAGAAGGCGAGCACGGTCGTCAAGTGCGTAGTCTGCGGGCACGACCTTGCAACCCCCACCGGGGGCAAGGCAAACTTCAAGGCTGAGATCGTCTCAGAGCTCAAGTGA
- a CDS encoding 50S ribosomal protein L44e, with the protein MKMPAKFTTYCPFCRTHQVHEVEKVKKGKTTGLHWIDRQKARRGRVGNMGKFSKVPGGDKPTKKINVRYRCVTCKKAHLRKGYRVAKFELTES; encoded by the coding sequence ATGAAAATGCCAGCGAAATTCACAACCTATTGTCCTTTCTGCCGGACCCACCAGGTACATGAGGTCGAGAAGGTAAAGAAGGGCAAAACAACGGGCCTCCACTGGATTGACCGCCAGAAGGCACGGAGAGGCAGAGTAGGCAACATGGGTAAATTCTCCAAGGTGCCCGGCGGCGACAAGCCGACGAAGAAGATCAATGTCCGGTACCGCTGTGTCACCTGCAAGAAGGCACACCTGCGCAAGGGTTACCGTGTCGCGAAGTTCGAACTGACGGAGTCATAA
- the priS gene encoding DNA primase catalytic subunit PriS, giving the protein MNPATSEFLRQRFTEYYRKAFLPAPSSLEQREWGFVLFQSGATEMRMRRHVGFSSSDELGDYIRNLVPQHTYYSTAYYEKPDAGTMAEKHWLGADLIFDLDADHIVRGPYDQMLARVKEEVQKLLAMLTDEFGMDPKTLELVFSGGRGYHVHVKDIAFRGWGSAERRELIDYVCGIGIDPAAMLAGKITQSPGWQKRYREALLETLRWIGSLSEDEALAHLTAIEGIGKGSAETFLKNCGETANEIEKRPNSMIFKNRVLQALVSQPDGEFKKRLLTRAALADEPVTTDTKRLIRMPTSLHGGSGMRVQPLELRDLADFDPLVDAVIFGTRDVRVDLKFAMKMPMLGSTYELQKGITTVPEAVAVFLCCRGMAEIA; this is encoded by the coding sequence ATGAACCCGGCCACTTCCGAATTCCTCCGCCAGCGGTTTACCGAATACTACAGGAAGGCGTTTCTTCCGGCCCCATCGTCGCTTGAGCAGCGCGAATGGGGTTTTGTCCTCTTCCAGTCCGGCGCCACCGAGATGCGCATGCGGCGCCATGTGGGCTTTTCCAGCAGCGATGAACTGGGGGATTACATCCGGAACCTCGTGCCCCAGCACACCTACTATTCCACGGCCTATTACGAGAAACCGGATGCCGGGACCATGGCAGAGAAGCACTGGCTCGGGGCCGATCTTATTTTCGACCTCGACGCCGATCACATCGTCCGCGGGCCCTATGACCAGATGCTGGCCCGGGTCAAGGAAGAGGTGCAGAAGCTTCTCGCCATGCTCACCGATGAATTCGGGATGGACCCAAAAACCCTCGAACTCGTCTTTTCAGGAGGGCGCGGGTATCACGTCCATGTCAAGGACATAGCATTCCGCGGATGGGGCAGCGCCGAGCGCCGGGAACTGATCGATTACGTCTGCGGGATCGGGATCGATCCGGCCGCCATGCTCGCGGGAAAGATCACGCAGTCGCCCGGGTGGCAGAAGCGTTACCGCGAGGCTCTCCTTGAGACCCTCCGGTGGATCGGGAGCCTGTCGGAGGACGAGGCCCTGGCCCATCTCACCGCGATCGAAGGAATCGGGAAAGGGTCAGCGGAAACCTTTCTGAAGAACTGCGGGGAGACAGCAAACGAAATCGAGAAGCGGCCAAACAGCATGATCTTCAAGAACCGCGTCCTCCAGGCGCTGGTAAGCCAGCCGGATGGTGAGTTCAAAAAACGCCTGCTCACCCGGGCTGCCCTTGCCGATGAACCGGTCACGACCGACACCAAACGGCTGATCCGGATGCCGACCTCCCTCCACGGGGGCAGCGGCATGCGTGTCCAGCCTCTCGAACTCCGCGATCTTGCGGATTTCGACCCGCTCGTGGACGCGGTGATCTTTGGCACCCGGGATGTCCGGGTGGATCTCAAATTCGCCATGAAGATGCCGATGCTCGGAAGTACTTATGAGCTCCAAAAAGGCATCACTACAGTACCGGAAGCAGTGGCCGTGTTCCTCTGCTGCCGTGGCATGGCGGAGATCGCTTAA
- a CDS encoding tRNA uridine(34) 5-carboxymethylaminomethyl modification radical SAM/GNAT enzyme Elp3: MDEALAFREIISRILTLPPGDAAIVAAKIDICRKYRLSAVPKNSAILAAAGPEDRETLRKILMVKPTRTLSGVAPVAVMTSPYPCPHGKCLPCPGGPDHPYHSPQSYTGEEPAAKRAREHEFDPFRQVHARLEQFEILGHRVDKVELIVMGGTMTARPVEYQEEFVSRCIEAMNTYPGGAPSSAALPVAEVEAGNETSAIRCIAITFETRPDWCRREHIERMLDLGVTKVELGVQHVDDEILTYNRRGCTVADTVEANTLLRDAGLKVGFHMMPNLPHSSLASDRQMFETIFSDPRFKPDFLKIYPTLVTPGSEIEEHWQQGLYSPYDEDELVDLIAYAKSLIPEFTRLQRIQRDIPAKLIVAGSRHSNFRQLAQNRLKATGRHCRCIRCREIGRLPSLAESELQVLQYEACGGTEHFISAVSGDSLIGFARLRFPSSVFRQELENAALLRELHVYGSLVSVGKDAESEEWQHRSFGRVLIARAEEIATNAGFTRLAIMSGIGVRPYYRKMGYERRGPYMIRELV, translated from the coding sequence ATGGATGAGGCGCTGGCATTCCGGGAGATAATCTCCCGCATCCTCACCCTGCCTCCCGGTGACGCAGCGATCGTTGCAGCCAAGATCGATATCTGCCGGAAGTACAGGTTATCTGCGGTACCGAAAAACTCCGCAATCCTTGCTGCTGCCGGACCGGAGGATCGGGAAACCCTCCGGAAGATCCTGATGGTCAAGCCGACCCGGACCCTGTCCGGCGTTGCGCCGGTGGCGGTCATGACCTCACCGTATCCCTGCCCGCATGGCAAGTGCCTGCCCTGCCCCGGTGGCCCCGATCACCCGTATCATTCACCGCAGAGTTACACGGGAGAGGAACCGGCAGCGAAACGGGCACGTGAGCACGAGTTCGACCCGTTCCGGCAGGTGCATGCCCGGCTCGAACAGTTCGAGATACTCGGGCACCGGGTGGACAAAGTGGAACTGATCGTCATGGGCGGGACCATGACCGCCCGGCCGGTAGAGTACCAGGAAGAATTTGTCTCGCGCTGCATCGAGGCGATGAATACGTACCCCGGCGGGGCTCCATCCTCCGCGGCACTTCCGGTTGCCGAAGTCGAGGCAGGGAACGAGACTTCCGCGATACGCTGCATTGCAATAACCTTTGAGACCCGGCCGGACTGGTGCCGGCGGGAGCATATCGAACGGATGCTGGATCTCGGCGTGACAAAGGTCGAACTCGGGGTCCAGCATGTGGATGACGAGATCCTAACCTATAACCGGCGGGGATGCACGGTTGCCGACACCGTGGAAGCCAATACCCTCCTCCGCGATGCAGGGCTCAAGGTGGGGTTCCACATGATGCCCAACCTCCCCCATTCCTCCCTCGCATCCGACCGGCAGATGTTCGAGACAATCTTCTCGGACCCCCGGTTCAAACCGGACTTTCTCAAGATTTATCCCACCCTCGTCACCCCTGGCTCCGAGATCGAGGAGCACTGGCAACAGGGGCTTTATTCGCCCTATGATGAGGATGAATTGGTTGATCTCATCGCGTATGCCAAGTCCCTGATCCCGGAGTTCACCCGGCTCCAGCGGATCCAGCGGGATATTCCGGCGAAACTGATCGTGGCCGGCTCCAGGCACTCCAATTTCCGGCAGCTGGCCCAGAACCGGCTCAAGGCAACCGGCCGGCACTGCCGCTGCATCCGGTGCCGGGAGATCGGACGGCTCCCCTCCCTAGCCGAATCGGAACTGCAGGTCCTTCAGTATGAGGCCTGCGGGGGAACAGAGCATTTCATCTCGGCAGTCTCGGGCGACTCGCTGATCGGCTTTGCCCGCCTCCGGTTCCCGTCATCGGTCTTCCGCCAGGAACTCGAAAACGCCGCGCTCCTGCGGGAACTCCACGTGTACGGCAGCCTGGTCTCGGTGGGAAAAGATGCGGAATCCGAAGAGTGGCAGCACCGCAGTTTCGGGCGGGTGCTGATTGCCCGGGCAGAGGAAATTGCCACAAATGCGGGGTTCACCCGTCTTGCAATCATGAGTGGTATCGGGGTGCGCCCGTATTACCGTAAGATGGGTTATGAACGCAGAGGACCCTATATGATCAGGGAGCTCGTATGA
- a CDS encoding UPF0058 family protein, producing the protein MQKEELLHLHMLMIHIKKYYEGITSEEIETERYNSLEISPVHIHKDKKAHKDALLTLGDEIVTHIHGHSMPVVNYSSETASPKVAAEH; encoded by the coding sequence GTGCAAAAGGAAGAGTTACTCCATCTACACATGCTGATGATTCACATCAAGAAGTATTACGAAGGCATCACCAGTGAAGAAATCGAAACCGAACGGTACAATTCCCTTGAAATCTCACCTGTCCACATTCACAAGGACAAGAAGGCCCACAAGGACGCTCTCCTCACCCTCGGGGACGAGATCGTTACCCATATCCACGGACATTCCATGCCTGTGGTGAACTATTCTTCAGAGACTGCATCCCCAAAAGTTGCAGCCGAACATTAA
- a CDS encoding ADP-ribosylglycohydrolase family protein, whose protein sequence is MRFITGKLRHGGSLAALAIGDALGAPLEGSPHIGPWVTGMLPGGRHFRKKGEVTDDTLQAMAVAESLGTCRGFDQKDLISRLISGYKKRPAWYGPTSSMFFDLVQSGTLPHQAAWLVHRHRGSSRSNGSVMRGFPLGIFYPAPQVYEMSLTCSRITHHDPIAGHCSAFLNTMVSDLCRGVPRKTAFRHARSLCTDHEVHAVLGSYDNYTIIPGLDAVECSHAALSCFMHATTLENAMLSAINLGGDTDTVGACTGALAGAYWGLEAIPERWCRDLEGYDELVNLAERVWRWRVDR, encoded by the coding sequence GTGAGATTTATAACAGGAAAACTGCGGCACGGGGGATCACTTGCTGCGCTCGCAATTGGGGATGCGTTGGGTGCGCCTTTGGAAGGATCTCCCCATATCGGGCCCTGGGTGACCGGAATGCTTCCCGGAGGGCGCCATTTCCGGAAAAAGGGGGAGGTAACCGATGATACCCTCCAGGCCATGGCTGTTGCAGAATCGCTTGGTACATGCAGGGGCTTTGACCAAAAAGACCTTATATCGCGCCTTATTTCCGGGTACAAAAAGCGGCCGGCCTGGTATGGTCCGACATCCTCAATGTTCTTTGATCTGGTGCAATCCGGGACCCTGCCGCACCAGGCTGCATGGCTTGTCCACCGTCACCGGGGCTCGAGCCGGTCCAATGGGAGCGTGATGCGGGGATTCCCGCTGGGAATTTTTTATCCTGCACCACAGGTTTATGAGATGAGCCTGACCTGTTCGCGGATCACGCACCATGATCCCATAGCCGGTCACTGTTCTGCGTTCCTCAATACGATGGTAAGCGACCTGTGCCGTGGCGTTCCCCGGAAAACTGCGTTCCGGCATGCCCGGTCGCTCTGTACTGATCATGAAGTGCATGCAGTGCTGGGCTCGTACGATAACTATACTATAATTCCCGGTCTGGATGCAGTGGAATGCTCGCATGCCGCCCTCTCCTGTTTCATGCATGCGACAACGCTGGAGAACGCGATGCTCTCCGCCATCAATCTTGGCGGGGACACCGATACCGTGGGGGCATGTACCGGGGCGCTTGCCGGGGCATACTGGGGGCTCGAGGCAATACCTGAGCGGTGGTGCCGGGATCTCGAAGGATACGACGAGCTGGTGAACCTGGCAGAACGGGTATGGCGGTGGCGGGTAGATCGGTGA